The proteins below come from a single Triticum aestivum cultivar Chinese Spring chromosome 5D, IWGSC CS RefSeq v2.1, whole genome shotgun sequence genomic window:
- the LOC123119414 gene encoding uncharacterized protein (The sequence of the model RefSeq protein was modified relative to this genomic sequence to represent the inferred CDS: added 64 bases not found in genome assembly), whose translation MCYLCKDSGHPAALCPDRPGVGGAHDVRPRHRGPWLLPHRGGGHPAPSLSLRAILTIVGVGVASPEMIEAELNHLCQCVWDWQVTPTSDNSFTMIFPDAISLGYCTHSGDITLTLNKLVVDISEPKFDPKAVAVLDMAWILIAGLPDVARSERVIRNMSKILGKVVVVVDEISLRKEEEVQVKVKCLDSSKLRATVRVFFNVQGFDLKIGPSPQPRRPPPLL comes from the coding sequence GAGGAGCTCATGATGTACGGCCACGGCATCGAGGGCCTTGGCTTCTTCCACATCGAGGTGGAGGACATCCCGCCCCCTCCCTGTCACTTCGGGCGATCCTCACCATCGTGGGGGTGGGTGTCGCGTCCCCGGAGATGATTGAAGCCGAGCTCAACCATCTTTGTCAGTGCGTGTGGGATTGGCAGGTGACTCCGACCTCCGACAACTCATTCACAATGATCTTTCCGGATGCTATCAGCTTGGGCTACTGCACCCACAGCGGAGACATCACCTTGACCCTCAACAAACTGGTGGTCGACATCTCTGAGCCGAAGTTCGATCCCAAGGCGGTGGCAGTCCTGGACATGGCTTGGATCCTCATTGCGGGGCTCCCCGACGTCGCGCGATCCGAGCGGGTGATTCGCAATATGTCCAAGATCctcggcaaggtggtggtggtggtcgatgagatctctctacggaaggaggaggaggtccagGTCAAGGTCAAATGCCTGGACTCCTCCAAGCTTCGCGCCACCGTCCGTGTCTTCTTCAACGTCCAGGGATTCGACCTCAAGATCGGCCCGAGCCCCCAACCACGTCGGCCACCCCCACTACTCTGA